The Coccidioides posadasii str. Silveira chromosome 2, complete sequence genomic interval TCCAGTCAGTCGTGAAACATCTCCTTACACAGGGTGACACAATGATACTCACAGCTCTCTCGACCTTGGAAGATCAAGGTCTGTATGCACTGGCCTCGAATTACGGTGGTCTCGTAGCTAGACTGGTCTTCCAACCCATCGAAGAGAGTAGTCGCACTGCTTTTGGACGGTGGCTTCCGAGCCGAAAGCCACGGATAGCAAAACCTGTTTCCGTTACTTTTGCTAGGTCGCATCTTCAGGATATGCTTCATGCATACTTCCTCCTAACTATAGTGTCCTGGGCACTCGGGCCTCTTCTCCTTCCCGTGGCTTTGAGAGTCATCTTAAACTCGCGGTGGGCGTTATTAAACATCCAGGAACCGCTCCTGGCGTATTGTTACTATATTCCGTTCCTTGCTTTTAACGGCATTACAGAAGCCTTCGTATCTTCTGCCGCCAGTAATTCGGAACTTCGAGCCCAAGCAAGTTGGATGGGAGCATGCTCCCTGGCATTTGCATTTGCAGCATAttttcttctcaaagttgcTGATTTGGGCGTCCGAGGTTTGGTGTGGGCAAACATTTTCAACATGGCCTTACGCATTTTGTGGAGTTTCCGTTTCATCCAAAAATACTTCGGCAAGCATAAGCAAGAGCTAAGACTCCGTGACGTGCTACCAAGGCGGGAAACGTGTGCCGTTGGCATTGTGACTTGGAGCTGTACGCTCGCCTTGCATACTCCTATCTCAACCAAAACAAACGTGGCTGGCGCATTCTTTGCCGGAGCAATCGTTACAATTACAATGTATGTCCTATAACCTCGTACTTCTTATCCATACACTAATACTGCAGTAGTCTATATCTAGAAAGAAATTTTCTGAAGGGGCAAATCATCCGCTGTCGAACCAATAATTCCTGAAACTCAACCAGCAATACCTCATAAGCTTTGTCGGGTCCAAATTTATCTGTTAGTCCTCAAATTTGATCCTCGATGCTACCTTTGTTGTATCCATTTCGCGGAAAAATGCCCCATAAGATTCGTGCTGTTTTTTCTTCACGGTCGCCCCGAATTTCAGAAGGCTCTCAGGCACATCCTGGTCAGCCGCTCGAAGAACATTTATTAACCTTTGCGTGCATAAGTTAGCTGAGAAACATCCAGAGCGGTTTGGTGACAGCCTATGACTTACGGGCCAGATAACGCCTTGTCCCGTTCGGTAAAGAGGGTAATAGCAAGCCCTTCAGCACCTGCACGGCCCGTCCtaaattcttttttaatGTTATGTAGAGACCGAGAAATGACGTTTGTACATACCTTCCGATGCGGTGCACGTAGTCTTCGATTGTCAAGGGAAATGTTACGTTGAGCACAAGCTTGACAGCGGGAATATCTAGCCCGCGGGCTGCCACATCAGTTGCAACTAGGAGTGAGATGGAACCGGATTTGAACGCCTCCAGACTTCTGAAGCGTTCAGTTTGGCTCATATCTCCGTGGATGCCAGCAACTTTGAATCCTTTGGAGCCAATGAACCGCTCGACTCGCATAGCTTCTTTCTTATATAGACAAAACACCAGAATTCTATGATTATTCTTCGCACCATCCTGGTATCTTCGCAGCAGTTCTAGGAGTCGGCTATCTTTTTCGTAAGGCTGCAAAACTTCCACTATCTGTTTGATGCGTTTATTTGCTCGAATATCCGATGAGTCTCCAATTGTGACAGTCACAGGGTTTTTGGTGAACGACGCAGCAAGATTTCTCACGCCTATAGGCCAGGTTGCGGTAAACATAATGGTTTGTCGTTTCTGCGTGGAAGGTATTCCCTTAACAATGTCCTGTATGTCCTGTTCGAAACCTTTATCTAGCATCCTGTCCGCCTCGTCCAACACTAGGTATTTAACCCCTGATAAATTGATCGTTTGGTCTGCTTGGAAATCTTTCAGCCTTCCCGGGGTTGCAATCACAACAGATGCATTCCTTATTTCTCGACGTTGGTGGTCTTTCGGGGAGCCTCCGTATATACATGCAATGCCCACGTCTACGACGGAACTAAACCTCAGAAGTTGATCGTATATTTGCACTGCAAGCTCCCTGGTCGGTGTGATTATGAGAGCACATGGTTTACAGGATGTCTCAGAATTATTCAACTCTAGAACTCTCCGCAAGCATGGCAAACCAAACGCAAGAGTTTTCCCGCTTCCAGTTTCTGCTACTCCAATCAAATCCCGACCGGCGAAGGCCAATGGCCAGGACACAGCCTGAATGGGAGTGGGTGATGAAAACTTTTCGAGCGGAAGGTACAGATCATTTGAAGACTCAGGAAGGAAGGAGAAGGAAGTTATCGGTCGCAGTGAGGGATCGGTAGATGGATCAGCGATGTGGATGGAGTTGGAACTAAGGTACTCATCGATTGTTGACTGTGGGAGAGCGCTGAGTTCTGGAGTTGGAAGATACCGACTATCGGAAGCTCGCTTGTCGTTCCCATCAGGTATGTTACGACGGCTCTTGCTATTCTGACCGATCACAGTACCTGGAGTGACTTTCAGGgagttcttctttttcctcctcttcagcTCGCTGGGTAAACGTTCCACATTTGCCTCGGTTTGAAGAGGGCGCTTCGCCATTTTTCAGATTCTTGTTTTGGAATAAATAGCACGGACTCCATAAAAGGAAGATagaaaaaagggaaacaAAAGGTTGAAACAAGTCGCTGGGATGGCATAGAGAAAGGATCTTTGCGGCACCCCAACCTTTTATAGTTAACTAGTGTCTTTGTAATTGTTACATAATCCAACTAATGTAATGTAATCCACCCCTGAGCGGCTCACACCAAGTGGCTCcccaaaatcaaaatatcAATTTTCTAATTAGCCATTTCAACATGTGAAAATGTAAAGATTCGCCCGCGAACCCCTAGCCTCAGATTTGTGCAGTAGCAGTCTTTTATGTATACTTACAAGCACATAACTTAATATCTCATAAGAATATATGCAGCTTTCAACAGCTTATAAGCTAAGGCTCTTAACTCTTGCAGGTGTTGTTTGTTTATGTAAGGGGTTCACAGCAAGTTCTTATCTATATAAGAGATCACAGGCAAATTTTTATCTGCATAAGAGGGTTCACAGGCAAATTCTGACATTTCTATAGCTTCTGCATATGTGTTAGGAGAACCGGCCGTAaatcatgtaggttttcccagaatatggggtacaaaagagctaagtaggttcaatgcctgcaactaaTAGAAgggagtcatgcataaaatgtagagattctctaactagaagactgaatgctggggttcccacaattcatgcaaattatataattcttatatgttcagagttggggttaCATAAGTGCTTCTGAATATCTgatattgtctgatgctttATTAATCTAGATCTGCATTCATAACACTATTCCCCTCTCAAAGATCTTGAACTTTAAGATATAGAATCACTGAAGtgattttttatatattattattataatttCTCTGTCATTAATAAAGTATTATAAATTCTTGAATAtacaagcttctgcatttctactgcttgtttatatagatattctgcatatgtattgctgctggttgcagtagatattctttgttatagaatagtaattatttttattataaaagttcAGTATTTTAtcatgtacttgtttctttatt includes:
- the RFT1 gene encoding Oligosaccharide translocation protein rft1 (EggNog:ENOG410PFSS~COG:D~TransMembrane:11 (o6-25i37-58o70-89i101-120o140-159i244-267o279-300i312-330o342-360i381-400o406-424i)~BUSCO:5221at33183), which codes for MSYLAAIFGCLMLYIFGFLYMRVASVNILNAPYFNKSLALVGIATVLELFAEPCFAVVQHNMLYQSRAAIETVSALAKGLFSCGTAFWVRRMGLDRGPLPYAIGQVAYGLFIFCGYFIVAKRLTGKGGFSLLPACLSKEQYLSGFISLPLLYRSASIFFQSVVKHLLTQGDTMILTALSTLEDQGLYALASNYGGLVARLVFQPIEESSRTAFGRWLPSRKPRIAKPVSVTFARSHLQDMLHAYFLLTIVSWALGPLLLPVALRVILNSRWALLNIQEPLLAYCYYIPFLAFNGITEAFVSSAASNSELRAQASWMGACSLAFAFAAYFLLKVADLGVRGLVWANIFNMALRILWSFRFIQKYFGKHKQELRLRDVLPRRETCAVGIVTWSCTLALHTPISTKTNVAGAFFAGAIVTITIKKFSEGANHPLSNQ
- the DBP3_1 gene encoding RNA-dependent ATPase (EggNog:ENOG410PGQU~COG:A), coding for MAKRPLQTEANVERLPSELKRRKKKNSLKVTPGTVIGQNSKSRRNIPDGNDKRASDSRYLPTPELSALPQSTIDEYLSSNSIHIADPSTDPSLRPITSFSFLPESSNDLYLPLEKFSSPTPIQAVSWPLAFAGRDLIGVAETGSGKTLAFGLPCLRRVLELNNSETSCKPCALIITPTRELAVQIYDQLLRFSSVVDVGIACIYGGSPKDHQRREIRNASVVIATPGRLKDFQADQTINLSGVKYLVLDEADRMLDKGFEQDIQDIVKGIPSTQKRQTIMFTATWPIGVRNLAASFTKNPVTVTIGDSSDIRANKRIKQIVEVLQPYEKDSRLLELLRRYQDGAKNNHRILVFCLYKKEAMRVERFIGSKGFKVAGIHGDMSQTERFRSLEAFKSGSISLLVATDVAARGLDIPAVKLVLNVTFPLTIEDYVHRIGRTGRAGAEGLAITLFTERDKALSGPLINVLRAADQDVPESLLKFGATVKKKQHESYGAFFREMDTTKVASRIKFED
- the DBP3_1 gene encoding RNA-dependent ATPase, variant 2 (EggNog:ENOG410PGQU~COG:A), whose protein sequence is MAKRPLQTEANVERLPSELKRRKKKNSLKVTPGTVIGQNSKSRRNIPDGNDKRASDSRYLPTPELSALPQSTIDEYLSSNSIHIADPSTDPSLRPITSFSFLPESSNDLYLPLEKFSSPTPIQAVSWPLAFAGRDLIGVAETGSGKTLAFGLPCLRRVLELNNSETSCKPCALIITPTRELAVQIYDQLLRFSSVVDVGIACIYGGSPKDHQRREIRNASVVIATPGRLKDFQADQTINLSGVKYLVLDEADRMLDKGFEQDIQDIVKGIPSTQKRQTIMFTATWPIGVRNLAASFTKNPVTVTIGDSSDIRANKRIKQIVEVLQPYEKDSRLLELLRRYQDGAKNNHRILVFCLYKKEAMRVERFIGSKGFKVAGIHGDMSQTERFRSLEAFKSGSISLLVATDVAARGLDIPAVKLVLNVTFPLTIEDYVHRIGRYVQTSFLGLYITLKKNLGRAVQVLKGLLLPSLPNGTRRYLAR